One region of Marivirga arenosa genomic DNA includes:
- a CDS encoding helix-turn-helix domain-containing protein — MAAEIITTDDLREFKLELLDDFRKLLAEQKGIPTKKWLRSEEVKKLLNISPGTLQNLRVNGTLPFTKMGGVLYYDAQDIQNILQSNKIG; from the coding sequence ATGGCAGCGGAAATAATCACAACAGATGACTTAAGAGAATTCAAACTGGAATTACTCGATGATTTCAGAAAGCTTTTAGCAGAACAAAAAGGGATCCCCACCAAAAAGTGGCTACGATCCGAAGAAGTCAAAAAGCTTTTAAACATCAGTCCGGGTACACTCCAAAATTTGAGAGTAAACGGCACACTCCCCTTCACAAAAATGGGTGGTGTTTTATACTACGATGCACAGGATATTCAAAATATCTTACAATCAAATAAGATAGGCTGA
- a CDS encoding AAA family ATPase, producing MASNEINLKNYRSKKFQFHHCLNFLQKAGQTEFGNHFKIHEADHEILFKILAYFYEDEEICSDNNISLRKGLLLTGPVGCGKTKLMMLFRHFLHKVHKYSVKSTRDIAYEFMEHGFSVINKYSKAHFQRYQDQLVPKTLCLDDLGLESTIKHFGNETNTIAEILLNRYHLFTTRSMITHATTNLIPTELENLYGNRVRSRMREMFNLIAFHSTDKRA from the coding sequence ATGGCATCAAATGAAATAAACTTAAAGAACTATAGATCAAAAAAATTCCAATTCCACCACTGCTTAAACTTCCTTCAAAAAGCAGGACAAACAGAATTCGGAAATCACTTCAAAATCCATGAAGCCGATCATGAAATTCTCTTCAAAATACTGGCCTACTTCTATGAAGATGAAGAAATCTGTAGTGATAATAACATCTCATTGCGGAAAGGATTACTACTCACAGGACCAGTAGGCTGCGGCAAAACAAAACTAATGATGCTCTTCAGGCACTTCCTCCACAAAGTCCATAAATACTCAGTAAAATCAACTAGAGATATTGCTTATGAATTCATGGAACATGGCTTCTCCGTAATCAACAAATATTCAAAAGCTCACTTTCAACGTTATCAAGACCAGCTGGTACCCAAAACACTATGCTTAGATGACCTAGGACTTGAATCCACTATCAAACACTTTGGTAACGAAACCAACACCATAGCTGAAATCCTCCTAAACCGTTACCACCTTTTCACCACCAGGAGCATGATCACCCACGCCACTACAAACTTAATTCCTACTGAATTAGAAAACCTCTATGGAAATAGAGTTAGGTCGAGAATGAGAGAAATGTTTAATTTGATTGCATTCCATTCTACTGATAAAAGAGCTTAA
- a CDS encoding DUF2971 domain-containing protein, whose protein sequence is MKVIGTISKKLKEKPYIYRIELLDRFEKLLSDKEIVFVRPSTWQDPLENLIFNAKLVKDGKEYHHPVKEKIYSQCWSYEGDSYALWQIYTTKKNDKGEFKRHLGVRITTKLDKLQQISNLNNGDFYYGQVNYLCKYQLEKLPKDLSIIKSLRDTNLNENHLKTLLIKRKSYHYENEVRLIANPIDKLIDKTDNRLCRLKIEPMNFITSVRFDPAMPYKDFKSKKEELIDKFGFRPKQITQSTYFKKNKFVIKL, encoded by the coding sequence ATGAAAGTCATTGGCACTATTTCTAAAAAGCTTAAAGAAAAACCCTATATCTATAGAATTGAACTACTTGACCGATTTGAAAAGCTTCTATCAGATAAAGAAATTGTTTTTGTAAGACCATCAACTTGGCAGGACCCTCTTGAAAATCTTATTTTCAATGCAAAACTGGTAAAGGATGGTAAAGAGTATCACCACCCAGTTAAAGAAAAAATCTATTCGCAATGTTGGAGCTATGAAGGAGATTCCTATGCTCTATGGCAGATTTACACTACAAAAAAGAATGATAAGGGCGAATTCAAAAGACATTTGGGCGTTCGAATAACAACAAAACTTGACAAGTTACAACAAATATCAAATCTCAATAATGGCGATTTTTACTATGGTCAGGTAAATTATTTATGCAAATACCAACTTGAAAAACTACCTAAAGACCTATCTATAATTAAATCATTAAGAGATACGAATTTGAATGAAAATCATCTAAAGACACTTCTGATAAAACGTAAATCATACCATTATGAAAATGAGGTGAGATTAATTGCAAATCCTATTGACAAATTGATAGATAAAACTGATAATCGCTTATGCAGATTAAAAATAGAACCAATGAATTTCATCACCTCTGTCAGATTTGACCCTGCAATGCCTTATAAGGACTTTAAAAGCAAGAAGGAGGAACTAATTGATAAGTTTGGTTTTAGACCAAAACAAATCACGCAATCAACTTACTTTAAGAAAAATAAATTCGTTATTAAATTATAA